The Antedon mediterranea chromosome 11, ecAntMedi1.1, whole genome shotgun sequence genome window below encodes:
- the LOC140062814 gene encoding uncharacterized protein isoform X2, translating to MDGLWKEFSVPIKSEMDDVAVVPTSSGKKAKTRVQKDDIKKPKKKIEKFDLFEEWIEGDVTLRYNPKDHDARKHLSGWAMRNTNNHNKKVLKKSCLGVFVCSKAQCRSQSGEMVSVRPATSDRARRKQSEKSCPRPGCGGKLTHVPCTGKGGYPVTHFWRVTDSVIVFQAKGVHDHPRPDVVKTTSMAKIALLEYHRRNRHERPKEICKKVGVQIHKSFSRVDRVARQLREVQGIVPDDHEMKSSLIPSDESAYNVQANWDHRVKNENGLSESFQSSMHSYGNYYQHHQLLNDGWYAPTHAQDAYRFQSYGAVPHVMNTGSIAEETYHHSYVDAADSCSYDPFCDDATGFDSHPSATIPISQAATNGYTSRAGTSFGYSPIKHNTTIPDTILNTNHDLRSILVSPKEQEVPNTEANLHSFNSSTVSQHNVPELTPIVSVSTNVMLSSGADIISTAFQQAAELPMASSPVNVPCSAPSTTMTNMCMPPKKRGPPELLPIEPKRRKISSEQSADKPAPAPVSINLDLPSFSDIFDISAAFGEEGLAGRPKSPVYHSPSPASSASSPCSSVVSHSPNPVTSTSTSAETVLATIAGARNDMAVTTSCGTSSHNTLPQHSTSSTHSNKSLTPLNPHHPVRDEENGTYIDLLVSMYLGEKESDKLINKNELNVYTDRHNNHLRSAAGEHGHYASYDPFKSNSQIDFSWYEAERKAQRYRLSNSGLDSLISPLGLGGHSSAYDSPYTSTYSSELHADSSRHMSAAYSRHLY from the exons ATGGACGGTCTGTGGAAAGAGTTCTCAGtaccaatcaaaagcgaaaTGGATGATGTAGCAGTTGTACCAACATCCTCTGGAAAAAAGGCTAAAACAAGAGTTCAGAAAGATGACATTAAAAAACCAAAGAAGAAAATTGAAAAG TTTGATCTGTTCGAAGAATGGATTGAAGGCGATGTTACACTACGATACAATCCTAAAGACCACGACGCTAGAAAACATCTGAGTGGCTGGGCAATGCGTAATACAAATAATCACAACAAGAAAGTACTCAAGAAATCTTGTCTCG GCGTGTTTGTATGCAGCAAAGCACAATGTAGAAGTCAGTCCGGAGAAATGGTGTCCGTGCGGCCAGCTACATCCGATCGTGCAAGGCGAAAACAATCAGAGAAGTCTTGTCCTAGACCTGGATGTGGAGGAAAGCTAACCCACGTTCCTTGTACCGGAAAAGGAGGCTATCCAGTGACCCATTTTTGGAGAGTAACTG ACTCTGTGATTGTGTTTCAAGCTAAGGGTGTACATGACCATCCAAGACCAGACGTAGTTAAAACAACCTCAATGGCTAAAATTGCTCTTCTCGAATACCACAGAAGGAACAGACACGAACGACCAAAGGAGATATGCAAGAAAGTG ggCGTACAAATACACAAATCATTCAGCCGTGTCGACCGTGTAGCCCGACAGCTCCGGGAAGTCCAAGGAATTGTTCCAGATGACCACGAAATGAAGTCATCTCTGATCCCGAGTGATGAAAGTGCATACAACGTCCAAGCTAACTGGGACCATAGAGTCAAGAATGAAAATGGTTTATCTGAATCTTTCCAGTCTTCGATGCATTCCTACGGCAACTACTACCAACATCACCAACTACTAAACGATGGCTGGTATGCTCCTACGCATGCACAAGATGCTTACCGATTTCAAAGCTACGGCGCAGTTCCTCATGTTATGAACACTGGAAGTATTGCTGAAGAAACCTATCATCATAGTTACGTTGACGCCGCTGATAGTTGTTCGTATGATCCGTTTTGTGATGACGCTACTGGTTTCGATTCACACCCATCTGCAACCATTCCAATTTCTCAAGCAGCAACAAATGGATATACGTCACGAGCAGGAACATCATTTGGTTATTCTCCTATCAAGCACAACACAACTATTCCAGATACCATATTGAACACTAATCATGATTTAAGATCAATCTTGGTTTCACCAAAAGAACAGGAAGTACCAAACACTGAGGCTAATCTTCACTCGTTTAACTCATCTACTGTGTCTCAACACAACGTGCCAGAACTCACTCCTATTGTGTCTGTGTCTACCAACGTCATGTTGTCTTCTGGAGCTGATATTATTTCAACAGCATTTCAACAAGCAGCTGAATTACCAATGGCATCTTCACCAGTTAATGTTCCATGCTCTGCACCTTCAACAACGATGACAAACATGTGCATGCCACCAAAGAAACGTGGCCCTCCTGAACTTCTACCAATTGAACCTAAACGACGAAAGATTTCCAGCGAGCAGTCAGCCGATAAACCAGCGCCTGCACCAGTATCAATCAACCTTGATCTGCCGTCTTTCTCAGATATCTTCGACATCAGTGCAGCGTTTGGCGAAGAAGGTCTAGCTGGCCGACCAAAATCACCTGTTTATCATTCACCATCACCAGCAAGTTCAGCATCGTCACCATGTTCATCAGTCGTCAGCCACTCACCAAATCCAGTGACGTCGACTTCTACTTCTGCTGAAACAGTGTTAGCTACGATAGCAGGTGCAAGAAATGATATGGCAGTGACAACATCTTGTGGAACCAGTAGCCACAATACTCTTCCACAACATTCAACCAGCAGCACACATTCCAACAAATCACTTACGCCACTCAACCCACATCATCCTGTAAGAGACGAAGAAAATGGTACCTACATCGACCTACTTGTTTCAATGTACCTTGGCGAGAAAGAATCTGATAAACTTATCAACAAGAACGAATTAAACGTCTACACAGATCGACACAACAACCATCTTAGATCAGCAGCAGGTGAACATGGTCACTATGCAAGTTACGATCCCTTCAAATCGAACTCTCAAATTGATTTTTCTTGGTATGAAGCTGAACGAAAAGCTCAACGTTACAGACTAAGCAACTCTGGACTTGATAGTTTGATAAGCCCGCTAGGCCTAGGAGGTCATTCATCAGCCTACGATTCTCCATACACATCTACCTACTCATCTGAACTCCATGCTGACTCCAGCCGACATATGTCTGCTGCTTACAGTCGccatttgtattaa
- the LOC140062814 gene encoding uncharacterized protein isoform X1, translating into MLYQMLISYNTMDGLWKEFSVPIKSEMDDVAVVPTSSGKKAKTRVQKDDIKKPKKKIEKFDLFEEWIEGDVTLRYNPKDHDARKHLSGWAMRNTNNHNKKVLKKSCLGVFVCSKAQCRSQSGEMVSVRPATSDRARRKQSEKSCPRPGCGGKLTHVPCTGKGGYPVTHFWRVTDSVIVFQAKGVHDHPRPDVVKTTSMAKIALLEYHRRNRHERPKEICKKVGVQIHKSFSRVDRVARQLREVQGIVPDDHEMKSSLIPSDESAYNVQANWDHRVKNENGLSESFQSSMHSYGNYYQHHQLLNDGWYAPTHAQDAYRFQSYGAVPHVMNTGSIAEETYHHSYVDAADSCSYDPFCDDATGFDSHPSATIPISQAATNGYTSRAGTSFGYSPIKHNTTIPDTILNTNHDLRSILVSPKEQEVPNTEANLHSFNSSTVSQHNVPELTPIVSVSTNVMLSSGADIISTAFQQAAELPMASSPVNVPCSAPSTTMTNMCMPPKKRGPPELLPIEPKRRKISSEQSADKPAPAPVSINLDLPSFSDIFDISAAFGEEGLAGRPKSPVYHSPSPASSASSPCSSVVSHSPNPVTSTSTSAETVLATIAGARNDMAVTTSCGTSSHNTLPQHSTSSTHSNKSLTPLNPHHPVRDEENGTYIDLLVSMYLGEKESDKLINKNELNVYTDRHNNHLRSAAGEHGHYASYDPFKSNSQIDFSWYEAERKAQRYRLSNSGLDSLISPLGLGGHSSAYDSPYTSTYSSELHADSSRHMSAAYSRHLY; encoded by the exons TTCATATAATACAATGGACGGTCTGTGGAAAGAGTTCTCAGtaccaatcaaaagcgaaaTGGATGATGTAGCAGTTGTACCAACATCCTCTGGAAAAAAGGCTAAAACAAGAGTTCAGAAAGATGACATTAAAAAACCAAAGAAGAAAATTGAAAAG TTTGATCTGTTCGAAGAATGGATTGAAGGCGATGTTACACTACGATACAATCCTAAAGACCACGACGCTAGAAAACATCTGAGTGGCTGGGCAATGCGTAATACAAATAATCACAACAAGAAAGTACTCAAGAAATCTTGTCTCG GCGTGTTTGTATGCAGCAAAGCACAATGTAGAAGTCAGTCCGGAGAAATGGTGTCCGTGCGGCCAGCTACATCCGATCGTGCAAGGCGAAAACAATCAGAGAAGTCTTGTCCTAGACCTGGATGTGGAGGAAAGCTAACCCACGTTCCTTGTACCGGAAAAGGAGGCTATCCAGTGACCCATTTTTGGAGAGTAACTG ACTCTGTGATTGTGTTTCAAGCTAAGGGTGTACATGACCATCCAAGACCAGACGTAGTTAAAACAACCTCAATGGCTAAAATTGCTCTTCTCGAATACCACAGAAGGAACAGACACGAACGACCAAAGGAGATATGCAAGAAAGTG ggCGTACAAATACACAAATCATTCAGCCGTGTCGACCGTGTAGCCCGACAGCTCCGGGAAGTCCAAGGAATTGTTCCAGATGACCACGAAATGAAGTCATCTCTGATCCCGAGTGATGAAAGTGCATACAACGTCCAAGCTAACTGGGACCATAGAGTCAAGAATGAAAATGGTTTATCTGAATCTTTCCAGTCTTCGATGCATTCCTACGGCAACTACTACCAACATCACCAACTACTAAACGATGGCTGGTATGCTCCTACGCATGCACAAGATGCTTACCGATTTCAAAGCTACGGCGCAGTTCCTCATGTTATGAACACTGGAAGTATTGCTGAAGAAACCTATCATCATAGTTACGTTGACGCCGCTGATAGTTGTTCGTATGATCCGTTTTGTGATGACGCTACTGGTTTCGATTCACACCCATCTGCAACCATTCCAATTTCTCAAGCAGCAACAAATGGATATACGTCACGAGCAGGAACATCATTTGGTTATTCTCCTATCAAGCACAACACAACTATTCCAGATACCATATTGAACACTAATCATGATTTAAGATCAATCTTGGTTTCACCAAAAGAACAGGAAGTACCAAACACTGAGGCTAATCTTCACTCGTTTAACTCATCTACTGTGTCTCAACACAACGTGCCAGAACTCACTCCTATTGTGTCTGTGTCTACCAACGTCATGTTGTCTTCTGGAGCTGATATTATTTCAACAGCATTTCAACAAGCAGCTGAATTACCAATGGCATCTTCACCAGTTAATGTTCCATGCTCTGCACCTTCAACAACGATGACAAACATGTGCATGCCACCAAAGAAACGTGGCCCTCCTGAACTTCTACCAATTGAACCTAAACGACGAAAGATTTCCAGCGAGCAGTCAGCCGATAAACCAGCGCCTGCACCAGTATCAATCAACCTTGATCTGCCGTCTTTCTCAGATATCTTCGACATCAGTGCAGCGTTTGGCGAAGAAGGTCTAGCTGGCCGACCAAAATCACCTGTTTATCATTCACCATCACCAGCAAGTTCAGCATCGTCACCATGTTCATCAGTCGTCAGCCACTCACCAAATCCAGTGACGTCGACTTCTACTTCTGCTGAAACAGTGTTAGCTACGATAGCAGGTGCAAGAAATGATATGGCAGTGACAACATCTTGTGGAACCAGTAGCCACAATACTCTTCCACAACATTCAACCAGCAGCACACATTCCAACAAATCACTTACGCCACTCAACCCACATCATCCTGTAAGAGACGAAGAAAATGGTACCTACATCGACCTACTTGTTTCAATGTACCTTGGCGAGAAAGAATCTGATAAACTTATCAACAAGAACGAATTAAACGTCTACACAGATCGACACAACAACCATCTTAGATCAGCAGCAGGTGAACATGGTCACTATGCAAGTTACGATCCCTTCAAATCGAACTCTCAAATTGATTTTTCTTGGTATGAAGCTGAACGAAAAGCTCAACGTTACAGACTAAGCAACTCTGGACTTGATAGTTTGATAAGCCCGCTAGGCCTAGGAGGTCATTCATCAGCCTACGATTCTCCATACACATCTACCTACTCATCTGAACTCCATGCTGACTCCAGCCGACATATGTCTGCTGCTTACAGTCGccatttgtattaa